A region of Cellulophaga sp. RHA19 DNA encodes the following proteins:
- a CDS encoding Fur family transcriptional regulator has product MQTIEQLLELKNIRVTAMRLLIYKFLAEKQVAVTLSDIENAFEKADRTTLYRTIKTFEEKDIVHQIDDGTGITKYALCEQGCSCDINKDLHLHFHCNNCNETICLTDHKIPKIKVPDGFVSENVNLVVKGICDKCSG; this is encoded by the coding sequence ATGCAAACCATAGAACAATTATTAGAGTTAAAAAATATTCGCGTTACGGCAATGCGTTTATTGATTTATAAGTTTCTTGCAGAGAAACAAGTAGCAGTAACATTAAGTGATATAGAAAATGCTTTTGAAAAAGCAGATAGAACTACATTGTACAGAACTATTAAAACATTCGAGGAAAAAGACATTGTACATCAAATAGATGATGGTACAGGTATTACCAAATATGCTTTATGTGAACAAGGTTGTAGTTGTGATATAAATAAAGATTTACACTTACATTTCCATTGTAACAATTGTAATGAAACCATTTGCTTAACAGACCATAAAATACCAAAAATTAAAGTGCCTGATGGCTTTGTTTCAGAAAATGTAAACTTGGTTGTAAAAGGTATATGTGATAAGTGTAGTGGATAA
- a CDS encoding DUF3703 domain-containing protein: protein MKFNTKIPKPLKQAYIEELKQYSFCLENKQYSNAWYHLERSHIIGQSYPIEHTYSHWLMLKFGFMQKDTKEVLGQIIRLLVGGWKSFIDHVPLGNTGSANVPPLKSMPIPNDIKNLFNSK from the coding sequence ATGAAGTTTAATACTAAAATACCTAAACCTCTTAAACAGGCTTATATAGAAGAATTAAAACAATACAGTTTCTGTTTAGAAAATAAGCAGTATAGTAATGCTTGGTATCATTTAGAACGCAGTCATATCATAGGGCAATCTTACCCAATAGAACATACCTATTCACATTGGTTAATGCTAAAGTTTGGATTTATGCAAAAAGATACTAAAGAAGTACTCGGCCAAATTATTAGGTTACTTGTTGGTGGTTGGAAATCATTTATTGACCACGTGCCACTTGGTAACACAGGCAGTGCAAACGTACCACCATTAAAATCTATGCCTATACCTAATGATATTAAAAATTTATTCAATTCAAAATGA
- a CDS encoding heavy metal translocating P-type ATPase, whose protein sequence is MKKKKVNLRDLKPNSEEQHSHDDGHNHGNGSAFKTYVPAIISFTMLMMGIGLDYFDVSFFKNWTRIVWYSIAYLPVGFPVVKEGWNSIKKGDIFTEFFLMSIATIGAFIIGEYPEGVAVMLFYAVGELFQNAAVNRAKGNIKALLDVRPNEALVYRNNNYVSVSPETVEIGEKVQVRVGEKIPLDGILLSDKGSFNTAALTGESKPNTIVKGEKVFAGSINLDGVIEIETTKEFKNSSIARILDMVQNATARKSKTELFIRQFARIYTPIVVLLAIGVTFLPYFFVDDYVFRDWLYRALIFLVISCPCALVISIPLGYFGGLGAASKNGILFKGASFLDAMTKINTLVMDKTGTVTKGVFKIKEIKAIGWEETEFMKYLMAMEEQSTHPVSKAILEYKADGADFEATEVSEIAGKGLKGIVNDKTVLVGNKALMTSNNIDIPSETESIVESIVLVAIDGKFAGYVVIADELKDDVKDTIINLQKIGIKNIMMLSGDKDSITQKVASELNIEKAKGGLLPEDKLNEVELLKKNLENKIAFIGDGINDAPVLAASDVGIAMGGLGSDVAIETADVIIQTDQPSKVVRAIKISRSTRKIVWQNIILAFGVKVIVLILGAGGLATMWEAVFADVGVALLAILNAVRLQKMNWN, encoded by the coding sequence ATGAAAAAAAAGAAAGTCAATTTAAGAGATTTAAAACCAAATTCAGAAGAGCAACATTCTCACGATGATGGTCATAATCACGGTAATGGAAGTGCATTTAAAACTTATGTGCCAGCAATTATAAGTTTTACGATGCTTATGATGGGTATAGGTTTAGATTATTTTGATGTTTCTTTTTTTAAGAATTGGACTCGTATTGTTTGGTACAGTATAGCATATTTGCCTGTAGGTTTTCCAGTAGTAAAAGAGGGTTGGAATAGTATTAAAAAGGGTGATATTTTTACAGAGTTCTTTTTAATGTCTATAGCTACTATTGGTGCGTTTATAATTGGTGAATATCCAGAGGGTGTAGCAGTAATGTTGTTTTATGCAGTAGGAGAATTATTTCAAAATGCAGCAGTAAATAGAGCAAAAGGAAATATTAAAGCATTATTGGATGTTAGACCAAATGAAGCTCTGGTATATCGCAACAATAATTATGTGTCTGTAAGTCCAGAAACGGTTGAAATTGGTGAAAAAGTGCAAGTACGTGTTGGAGAAAAAATCCCTTTAGATGGTATTCTACTTTCCGACAAAGGTTCATTCAACACAGCAGCATTAACAGGCGAAAGCAAACCTAATACGATTGTAAAAGGCGAAAAAGTATTTGCAGGGAGCATTAATTTGGATGGAGTAATTGAAATAGAAACCACCAAAGAATTTAAAAATAGTTCCATAGCAAGAATTTTGGATATGGTACAGAATGCCACAGCTCGAAAGTCTAAAACAGAATTATTCATTAGACAATTTGCAAGAATTTACACGCCAATCGTTGTGTTATTAGCCATAGGTGTTACGTTTCTTCCATACTTTTTTGTGGATGATTATGTATTTAGAGATTGGTTGTATCGTGCCTTGATTTTTCTCGTGATTTCGTGTCCTTGTGCATTGGTAATTTCAATTCCGTTAGGCTACTTTGGCGGATTGGGAGCAGCTTCAAAAAACGGAATTTTATTTAAAGGCGCTTCGTTTCTCGATGCAATGACCAAAATAAATACGTTGGTTATGGATAAAACAGGAACTGTAACCAAAGGTGTTTTCAAGATTAAAGAAATTAAAGCAATTGGTTGGGAAGAAACCGAATTTATGAAATATTTGATGGCGATGGAAGAACAATCTACGCATCCAGTCTCCAAAGCAATTTTAGAATATAAAGCAGACGGAGCAGATTTTGAGGCTACAGAAGTTTCAGAAATCGCTGGAAAAGGTTTGAAAGGTATTGTAAATGACAAAACCGTTTTAGTTGGAAATAAAGCCTTAATGACTTCTAATAATATTGATATACCATCTGAAACGGAATCTATTGTAGAATCTATCGTTTTAGTCGCTATCGATGGAAAATTTGCAGGTTATGTGGTTATTGCGGATGAATTGAAAGACGATGTAAAAGACACAATTATTAATTTACAAAAAATAGGCATAAAAAATATTATGATGCTTTCGGGAGACAAAGATTCCATAACTCAAAAAGTTGCTTCCGAATTAAACATTGAAAAAGCCAAAGGCGGATTATTGCCAGAAGATAAGCTAAATGAGGTTGAGCTTTTAAAGAAGAATCTCGAAAACAAAATTGCTTTCATTGGCGATGGAATTAACGATGCGCCAGTTTTGGCGGCAAGTGATGTCGGAATTGCAATGGGTGGTTTAGGTAGCGATGTCGCAATAGAAACAGCAGATGTCATCATCCAAACAGACCAACCTTCAAAAGTCGTGAGAGCAATTAAAATTAGTCGTTCTACACGAAAAATTGTATGGCAAAACATCATTTTAGCATTTGGTGTTAAGGTCATTGTTCTAATTTTAGGAGCAGGTGGTTTAGCAACAATGTGGGAAGCAGTTTTTGCCGATGTAGGAGTAGCATTATTAGCAATTTTAAATGCGGTTAGATTACAAAAAATGAATTGGAATTAA
- a CDS encoding HYC_CC_PP family protein: MKQVFHRIMSLAMAFVVLYSTMSFTLGMHYCGDTLVETAMFHKAEGCGMEMDNPSTEGCSITKKNCCNDEQLVVDGQDELQLQVDKISFEQQVFIASFVYTYINLFEGLENNVSSFEEYEPPLVIKEIFKIDETYLI; the protein is encoded by the coding sequence ATGAAACAAGTATTCCATAGAATAATGTCTTTAGCAATGGCTTTTGTAGTGTTATACTCTACAATGTCATTTACGCTCGGTATGCATTATTGTGGAGATACTTTGGTAGAAACTGCTATGTTCCATAAAGCTGAAGGATGCGGAATGGAAATGGATAATCCTTCAACTGAAGGTTGTTCTATTACAAAAAAGAATTGTTGTAATGATGAACAATTGGTAGTTGATGGTCAAGACGAACTACAATTACAAGTTGACAAAATTTCTTTTGAACAACAAGTATTCATCGCTTCATTTGTTTATACCTATATTAACCTTTTTGAAGGTTTAGAAAACAATGTATCTTCTTTTGAAGAATACGAACCACCACTCGTCATAAAGGAAATCTTCAAGATTGACGAGACTTATTTAATTTGA
- a CDS encoding efflux RND transporter permease subunit: MLNKAIKFLIENKLVAVLLLALFVGWGTVNAPFNWDTRFLPSNPVAVDAIPDIGENQQIVFTKWDGRSPQDIEDQITYPLTTSLLGIPGVKTIRSSSMFGFSSIYIIFEEDVEFYWSRSRILEKLNSLPSGLLPEGVNPALGPDATGLGQIFWYTLEGRDEKGNVTGGWDLHELRSIQDYYVKYALSSASGVSEVASIGGYVQEYQVDVNPELMRQYSISLNQIVKAVKSSNQDIGAQTLEINQAEYLVRGLGYVKSVEDIENAVVTSEDFTSIKIKDIGKVSLGPATRRGLLDKEGAEVVGGVVVARYGANPMEVINNVKAQIEELKGGLPSKVLADGRTSQLTVVPFYDRTELIEETLDTLNEALTLEILITILVIIVMVFNLRASILISGLLPVAVLMVFVTMKLFNVDANIVALSGIAIAIGTMVDVGVILAENMIRHLDDDKLRLREDGTELTTNEVVYNATAEVSGAILTAVLTTIISFVPVFTMIGAEGKLFRPLAFTKTMALSASLVIALFLIPPLAAYLFRKTSLKNSFKHILNGALIIAGIAIIGVGYWLGIILIAFGVTGLLGVSRKLNKKNSNLVNIIISCAAIVFLLAEYWRPLGFDRSIFINLIFVAIICFGILGIFSIFRRYYGQILNWALANKLLFLMIPTTVLISGIWIMNNTGKEFMPSLNEGSFLLMPTSLPHSGVEENKRVLQQLDMAVATIPEIETVVGKAGRTESALDPAPLSMYENMIQYKSEYMRNSEGKRQRYKVNEDGAFELKNGTFIANPNNSENVVFTKVLHSQLIEDNDGEYYRNWRPEIQSPEDIWNEIVKVTKLPGVTSAPKLQPIETRLVMLQTGMRAPMGIKVKGQDLKQIEAFGLQLESLLKQAEGVKVEAVFADRIVGKPYLLIDIDREKIARYGVSIEDVQNVLKFAIGGMALTQTVEGRERYAVRVRYPRELRGNPNDIKGIYIPVEKGSPVPLSELATIQYEQGPQVIKSEDTFLVGYVLFDKLDGFAEVDVVENAQALFQQKIDAGELTVPKGISYKFTGTYENQLRAEKTLSVVVPLALAIIFLILYFQFKSVTTSLMVFTGITVAFAGGFIMIWLYGQDWFFNFSLFGENMRDLFNMKTINLSVAVWVGFIALFGIATDDGVVMATYLTQTFEREKPSDKKSIRTSALQAAEKRIRPCLMTTVTTILALLPVLTSTGKGSDIMIPMAIPIFGGMVIDITSYFIVPVLYSWREEFKLKRANK; the protein is encoded by the coding sequence ATGCTTAATAAAGCAATCAAATTTCTTATAGAGAATAAACTCGTTGCAGTTCTGCTACTTGCTCTTTTTGTTGGATGGGGAACTGTAAACGCACCTTTCAATTGGGATACTCGATTTTTACCAAGTAATCCTGTGGCTGTTGATGCCATCCCAGATATCGGAGAAAATCAACAAATTGTATTTACAAAGTGGGATGGTCGTTCGCCACAAGATATTGAAGACCAAATTACCTATCCATTAACCACATCCTTATTAGGTATTCCAGGAGTAAAAACCATTCGTAGTTCGTCTATGTTTGGGTTTTCAAGTATCTATATCATTTTCGAAGAAGATGTAGAATTCTATTGGAGTCGTAGTCGTATTCTAGAAAAACTAAACTCATTACCAAGTGGATTATTACCTGAAGGTGTTAATCCTGCTTTGGGTCCAGATGCAACAGGATTAGGACAAATATTCTGGTACACACTTGAAGGTCGTGATGAAAAAGGAAACGTGACTGGTGGTTGGGATTTACACGAATTGCGTAGCATTCAAGATTACTACGTAAAATATGCTTTATCTAGTGCAAGCGGTGTTTCTGAAGTTGCTTCTATTGGTGGTTATGTTCAAGAATATCAAGTAGATGTTAATCCAGAATTGATGCGTCAATATAGCATTAGCTTAAACCAGATTGTAAAAGCGGTTAAAAGTAGCAATCAAGATATTGGTGCGCAGACTTTAGAAATCAATCAAGCTGAATATTTAGTGCGTGGTTTGGGTTATGTGAAATCTGTTGAAGATATTGAAAATGCTGTAGTGACATCAGAAGATTTTACCTCAATTAAAATTAAAGACATAGGTAAAGTATCATTAGGTCCAGCAACACGAAGAGGTTTATTGGATAAGGAAGGTGCGGAAGTTGTTGGTGGTGTTGTAGTGGCAAGATATGGTGCTAATCCAATGGAGGTTATTAACAATGTAAAGGCGCAAATTGAGGAACTGAAAGGTGGATTACCTTCAAAAGTATTGGCAGATGGACGAACATCTCAATTAACAGTCGTTCCCTTCTATGACCGTACCGAGCTTATTGAAGAAACATTAGACACGCTTAATGAAGCATTGACACTAGAAATATTAATTACCATTTTGGTTATTATTGTGATGGTTTTCAATTTAAGAGCTTCTATTTTAATTTCTGGATTGTTGCCTGTTGCAGTCTTAATGGTTTTTGTTACGATGAAACTTTTTAACGTAGACGCCAATATTGTAGCACTTTCTGGTATTGCTATAGCTATTGGAACTATGGTAGATGTAGGCGTCATTCTCGCAGAAAATATGATTCGCCATCTCGATGATGACAAATTACGATTACGAGAAGACGGTACAGAGTTAACTACAAATGAAGTGGTTTATAATGCCACAGCCGAAGTTTCTGGAGCGATTTTAACTGCAGTATTAACCACAATTATCAGTTTTGTTCCTGTGTTTACAATGATTGGTGCAGAAGGAAAATTGTTTAGACCACTTGCATTTACCAAAACGATGGCGTTATCAGCATCTTTGGTTATTGCCTTATTTCTAATCCCGCCATTAGCAGCTTATTTATTCAGAAAAACATCACTTAAAAATTCTTTTAAGCATATTTTAAATGGTGCTTTAATAATTGCCGGAATCGCAATTATTGGTGTTGGATATTGGTTAGGGATAATTTTAATTGCTTTTGGTGTCACAGGTTTATTAGGAGTTTCGAGAAAACTCAACAAAAAGAATAGCAATCTTGTTAATATTATCATCTCATGTGCTGCTATTGTATTCTTACTTGCTGAATATTGGAGACCGCTAGGTTTTGACAGAAGTATCTTCATCAACTTAATTTTTGTCGCTATCATTTGCTTCGGAATTTTAGGAATATTTTCAATTTTCAGAAGGTATTATGGACAGATTTTAAACTGGGCTTTAGCCAACAAACTTTTGTTTTTAATGATACCAACTACCGTACTTATTTCTGGTATTTGGATAATGAACAATACTGGAAAAGAATTTATGCCATCTTTAAATGAAGGTTCATTTTTATTAATGCCAACCTCATTACCACATTCTGGTGTTGAAGAAAACAAAAGAGTGCTTCAACAATTAGATATGGCAGTAGCTACTATTCCAGAAATTGAAACCGTAGTTGGAAAAGCTGGTCGAACAGAATCGGCTTTAGACCCAGCACCTTTGTCGATGTATGAAAATATGATTCAGTACAAATCTGAATATATGCGAAATTCCGAAGGAAAAAGGCAACGTTATAAAGTTAATGAGGATGGTGCTTTTGAATTGAAAAATGGAACATTTATAGCTAACCCTAATAATTCCGAAAATGTTGTTTTTACAAAAGTTTTACATTCTCAACTTATCGAAGATAATGATGGAGAATACTACAGGAATTGGCGACCAGAAATACAATCACCAGAAGATATTTGGAATGAAATCGTTAAAGTTACCAAATTACCTGGCGTTACGTCTGCACCAAAATTACAGCCCATAGAAACCAGATTAGTTATGCTTCAAACAGGTATGCGAGCACCAATGGGAATAAAAGTAAAAGGACAAGATTTAAAACAAATCGAAGCGTTTGGTTTGCAATTAGAAAGTCTTTTAAAACAGGCAGAAGGTGTTAAGGTTGAAGCTGTTTTTGCAGATAGAATTGTTGGTAAACCGTATTTGCTCATTGATATTGATAGGGAAAAGATAGCACGTTATGGTGTGTCAATTGAAGATGTGCAAAACGTGCTAAAGTTTGCAATAGGTGGTATGGCTTTAACTCAAACGGTTGAAGGTAGAGAGCGTTATGCTGTTAGAGTACGTTATCCAAGAGAGTTGCGTGGTAATCCAAACGATATAAAAGGTATTTATATTCCTGTTGAAAAAGGAAGCCCTGTTCCATTAAGTGAGTTGGCGACTATTCAGTATGAACAAGGACCACAGGTAATTAAAAGTGAGGACACCTTTTTAGTTGGCTACGTGTTGTTTGATAAATTAGATGGGTTTGCAGAAGTGGATGTTGTTGAAAATGCACAGGCATTGTTTCAGCAAAAAATAGATGCAGGAGAATTAACGGTTCCTAAAGGCATCAGTTATAAATTCACAGGAACTTACGAAAATCAGTTACGAGCAGAAAAAACATTGTCCGTTGTCGTTCCATTAGCACTTGCTATTATTTTCTTGATTCTGTATTTCCAGTTTAAATCTGTTACTACCTCACTAATGGTATTTACAGGAATAACGGTTGCATTTGCAGGTGGTTTTATAATGATATGGCTGTATGGTCAAGATTGGTTTTTTAATTTTAGTTTGTTTGGAGAAAATATGCGAGACCTTTTCAATATGAAAACCATCAATTTAAGTGTAGCGGTTTGGGTAGGTTTTATAGCATTATTTGGGATTGCAACAGATGATGGTGTCGTTATGGCAACATACCTCACGCAAACTTTTGAGCGAGAAAAACCTTCGGATAAAAAGAGCATTAGAACTTCCGCTTTACAAGCAGCCGAAAAACGTATTCGTCCGTGTTTAATGACTACGGTAACTACCATTTTGGCGCTGTTGCCAGTATTGACATCCACAGGAAAAGGAAGTGATATTATGATACCTATGGCAATTCCAATATTTGGAGGGATGGTTATAGACATTACCTCTTACTTTATTGTACCAGTATTATATAGCTGGAGAGAAGAGTTTAAATTGAAAAGAGCAAACAAATGA
- a CDS encoding TolC family protein — protein sequence MKRIIYTLIGLLIFSVSNAQELEVLINEALNNNPEIQKFELQYRIASEKVNEVNTIPNTEFSVGYFVSEPETRTGAQRFKVSAKQMLPWFGTIASRENYVSALADAKYEDIVVAKRKLMASVAQSYYYLYANKAKQEVLSENIKLLETYETLALTSVEVGKASAVDVLRLQMRQNEMQQLKDVLSQQFLAEQTNFNKLLNRKNDTAVSVVDGLMMPSEDFEITTKNLALHPELLKYDKLYQSIEQSELLNQKESSPMIGFGLDYINISERPDMNFSDNGKDIVMPMVSVSIPIFNKKYKSQTKQNKLQQQEITAQKQERLNTLETLLSKAINERISTRISYETQTKNLKQAKDAEDILIKSYETGTIDFNDVLDIQELQLKFQMNQIESVKTYYVQSTIINYLIQ from the coding sequence ATGAAAAGAATAATTTATACACTCATAGGTTTATTAATTTTTAGTGTCTCAAATGCACAAGAATTAGAAGTACTTATTAATGAAGCATTAAATAATAATCCTGAAATTCAAAAATTTGAATTACAGTATCGCATTGCTTCCGAAAAAGTGAATGAAGTCAATACCATTCCTAATACCGAATTTAGCGTGGGTTACTTCGTAAGCGAACCAGAAACCAGAACAGGAGCGCAACGTTTTAAAGTATCGGCAAAACAAATGTTACCGTGGTTTGGTACAATTGCTTCACGAGAAAATTATGTGAGTGCTTTGGCAGATGCTAAATACGAAGACATTGTTGTAGCTAAAAGAAAATTGATGGCTTCTGTAGCACAATCCTATTATTATCTTTACGCTAATAAAGCAAAACAAGAGGTTTTAAGCGAGAATATTAAACTATTGGAAACCTACGAAACGTTAGCATTAACCTCGGTTGAAGTTGGCAAAGCTTCAGCTGTAGATGTGTTACGATTGCAAATGCGTCAAAATGAAATGCAACAACTAAAAGATGTTTTAAGTCAACAGTTTTTAGCAGAACAAACTAATTTCAATAAGCTTTTGAACAGGAAAAATGATACTGCTGTTAGTGTGGTAGATGGTTTAATGATGCCTTCAGAAGACTTTGAAATCACTACTAAAAATTTAGCCTTACACCCTGAATTGTTAAAGTATGATAAACTATATCAATCCATAGAACAATCCGAATTACTAAACCAAAAAGAAAGCAGTCCTATGATTGGTTTTGGCTTGGATTATATCAATATTTCCGAAAGACCAGATATGAATTTCTCTGATAACGGTAAAGATATTGTAATGCCAATGGTTTCGGTGTCCATCCCAATATTCAATAAGAAATACAAATCTCAAACCAAGCAAAATAAGTTGCAACAACAGGAAATTACGGCTCAAAAACAAGAACGATTAAACACTTTGGAAACGCTTTTAAGTAAAGCAATTAATGAGCGTATTTCGACAAGAATAAGTTATGAGACTCAAACCAAGAACTTAAAACAAGCCAAAGATGCTGAAGACATTTTAATCAAAAGCTACGAAACAGGAACGATAGATTTTAATGATGTTTTGGATATTCAAGAACTACAATTAAAGTTTCAAATGAACCAAATAGAATCTGTGAAGACCTACTATGTTCAGAGTACTATAATTAATTATTTAATACAATAG